ACCAGGAAGAGCTTGGCGACCCCGAGCTGACCCAGCTCATTGGAAAAATCCCGGGCCAAGCCGGGCTGAAAGAGGACCTTGCTGCGCAGAAAGAACTGATAGGCGGCGATCTCCACCGCGAAAAGGTAAAGGGCCAAGCGGGTGACGTCAACGATGGATTTTCGTCAATTCCATGACATAAATTATCATAATTTACGATAAATTTTTGTCTCATCTGGAATGGTTAAAAAAATAAATAATATATAAATCAAGTCTTTGAATAGCCGATGACTTGCTGAGTCGAGCCCTGGTACCCCATTTGCTCATACTGAGAATGTCCGTCGGCTCGTACCCGGCGGACGCCAAGGTTATCCGAGGGAAAGGACGAAAGCATTACCGGGCAGCATCCCCCTCGCTCAATCGGGCGTCAGCGCACTCCAACAATTGAATAGGTCTAGCGGACCAGGTTTCTCAGGGAGGGTATCAACCATGGAACGTCGATATCGAATGGATGCGTGTATCCGCATCCTGCTGGGCTGTTGTTTGTCTTGGATTCTTATCGCCGGAGCCGGCTCGCCAAGCGCGTGGGCGACCGGCGGAGGCGGAGAAGAGCCCGAAGAATGCGGACAACAAGCGGTTAACGTTTGCATCATGCTGGATCGGACCGGAAGCGTGTCCTCCAGCGAGCGCACCAACGAGGCGACCGCCGCCAAGACCTTGGTCGGTCAGATCGCCAATCTCGACAATGGAACCCGGGTGGCCATCGGCCGCTTTGGCGACGGCAGCAACGGCGGCCTCGAGGCCGAAATCGTCAAGTCCATCGCCACCGTCACGCCGGGCAACCTCGGAACCTTCGAAACCAGCATCAACAACGCCCTGGCCAGCGGCAGCAGCGTCGGAACCAACGTCAAGGATGCCATCAACGTCTGCAAAGACCACCTGATCAACAACAATAACGGCAATCAGAACATCCTGATCCTAATCTCGGATTTCGATCCCAACGAGCCGACCAATCCCGATAGCTCGGCCCTGACCGCCGCGACCAACGCCAAGGGCGCCGGGGTCCGGATTTTCGCCATCGGCTTCGACAATGCCGGAGCCAACACCGCCGACAATGACAATCGCGCCTTGGGCGCCTCGATCGCCAGCGGCAATTCCAGCGACAACTTTTGCACTTCGAGCGTTTGCGGCTCGACTCAGATCAACGCCGAGAACACCGACGGCGACGATTGGTTCATCTCGCCGACCGCCTCCGGTCTAACCGCGATCTTCGATTCGATTTTTGAAGTGATCCAATGCGAGGACGACGGCAACCCCTGCACGGTCGAAGCTTGCAACGAGCAAGGCCTTTGCGGCTCCTCCTTCATCCCCAACTGCAAGCCTTGCCAGCATGACAACGAGTGCGACGACGGCAACGCCTGCAACGGCGACGAGTTCTGCGGCGGCAACGGCACCTGCCAAGCCGGCACCAGCCTGACCTGCAACGACAACAGCCTTTGCACCACCGACAGCTGCAATCCGGCAAGCGGCTGCGTTTTCACGCCGAAGACCTGCGACGACGGATTGAGCTGCTCGGTCGACTCCTGCAACCCGCAGGACGGTCAATGCAGCTTCGACACCTCGAGCTGCGAATGCGACGAAGCCTCGGACTGCAATGACGGCAACGCCTGCACCGACAATGCCTGCGTCCAAGGAGAATGCGTCTACACCAACGACAACGGCAACTCCTGCGACGACGGTCTCTTCTGCAACGGCACCGAATCCTGCGATGCCGGGGAGTGCAAGCATTCCGGCGATCCTTGCGCGGCCGGCGGCGAATGCGCCGACAGCTGCGACGAGGAGACGAATAGCTGCAACGACGAGGCCGGAACCTCCTGCAACGACGGCGACGGCAACGCCTGCACCTCCGGCGAATGCAACGGGGATGGAGCCTGCGTTTCCCACAACAACGATGCCGAGTGCGACGACGGCAACCCTTGCACGCTCGACGACGAATGCTCGGGCGGCGACTGCGCCGGCACACCCAAGAGCTGCGACGACGGCGTCTCCTGCACGCCCGACAGCTGCAACGAAGGCACCGGCGAATGCGAGAACCCGACCGGCGAATGCGAGTGCGTCACCGACGGCGATTGCGACGACGGCAATGAATGCACCACCGAGTTCTGCAACGACCAGAACCAGTGCGAGCGGAGCAACAACGAGAATGAATGCGACGACGGCCTCTTCTGCAACGGCTCGGACACTTGCGGCGGCGGGACTTGCAGCGTCCATGCCGGCGACCCCTGCGGCACCGGCGGCGAATGCGCCAACAGCTGCAACGAGGAAACCGATAGCTGCAACGACCCGGCCGGCACGCCCTGCACCGACGACGGCAAGGTCTGCACCACCAATACCTGCAACGGCGACGGCGAATGCGTCTCGACCGACAATGAGCTCGGCTGCGACGACGGCAACCCCTGCACCGAGAATGACACCTGCTCCGAGGGCGAATGCAATCCCGGAACCGAAAAGGACTGCGCCGATGAGCGCAGCTGCTCCGAGGACAGCTGCAACGAAGGCACCGGGCTCTGCGAGCATGACCTGAGCGAATGCGGCTGCTCCCTCGATGCCGACTGCAACGACGGCGATCCTTGCACCGTCGACAGCTGCAACCAGGACTCCGGCACCTGCGACAACAGCGAAATCGACACCGGAGCCACTTGCGACGATAACGACGCTTGCACCATCGACGATCAATGCGATGCCGAGGGGGTTTGCGGCGGTGTGACCCTGAATTGCGACGACGGCGAAGTCTGCACCGAGGACTCCTGCAACACCGAATCGGGTTGCGTGAACGACGAGATCCCGGAGTGTGGAAATCCCGAGCCGACGCCCAGCGTGACGCCCGACCCCACCCCGCCGGGAACTCCGCGCGGCGAGCCGCCGGTTGACTCTCCCGTTGGCGGCGAACAGCCAGGCGGACCGGTGGGCGGCGAGGAAGGTCTCTTCTTCGAAGGCTCGGGTTGCGCGCTCAACCCTGCTTCGGCGGGAGATCCCTCGCCGATTGGGGTCGGCATGCTAGCCGGCCTGGGATTGGCAGTGGCGCTTGCCAGCCGCCGTCGACAGGCGACCGCGGTCCGACGAGTCGGAAGAGGCTTGAAAAGTCGATCGTCCAAAATCGGGTGACGTTTGGGCCGGGCGCGGCCCTAAGGGCCGCGCCCAGGTCACCGACGGTTACCGCGAGACCGGAAAGGAATTCTGATCTTTTAAAAGGTCTGATCAAAACCCTCGTGAGGCGCGGGTTTTGCTCTTCTCCAGGGAGGTGGAGGAGAGGCAACGGCTCGAGATCTCCAATCGAGTCACTCTAGGTAAGGAGCCTTCTATGCATACCCTCCAGGCGCAACGCCATATCGTTCTGTGGTTCGGAGTTTTGTGTATCTGTCTCGCGGCAAGCTCGGCAGCAGCCATCACCTGCCCCATCCCGCCCAATCCGGGGCAATGCATATGCCATAACATCCACGGTGGCAGCGGCGAGATATGCCCTTCCACCAGCGGAATCGTCAGCGGCCACGATGCCCACATCGAGTGCTTCAACAACGGCGGGGTATCGTGCAGCGTCGAGGACAGCTGCGGCAAATGCGACGGCTGCGGCAACGGGGTCCTGGAAACGAACTTGGGCGAGGAATGCGACGACGGCGACAACATCTCGGGTGACGGCTGCGACGCCGACTGCAAGATCGAATGCACGTCCGACGCCCAATGCGCCGACACCAACCCCTGCACCGACGACGTCTGCAGCCAGATCACCTTCCATTGTGTCCATACCAATAATAGCGCCCCTTGCGAGGACGGCAATTTCTGCACCGAGAACGACGTTTGCTCGGGCGGCGCCTGCAGCCCCGGCAGCCCCGTCGATTGCAGTGACGGCATCGAATGCACGATCGACGCCTGCGACCCGGCCAACGGCAATTGCTCCTCCGACCCGGCTTCCTGCGAATGTCAGATCGACGCCGACTGCGATGACGGCAACGCCTGCACCGACGAATTCTGCAACGCGAACAATGAATGCGAGCGGAGCGACAACAGCGACCCCTGCGACGACGGGCTATTCTGCAACGGCCCCGATACCTGCGGCGCGGGCTCCTGCAGCGTCCACGAGGGCGACCCTTGCGATTCGGGCGGCGAGTGCGCCGATGCCTGCAACGAGGAAACC
This genomic interval from bacterium contains the following:
- a CDS encoding vWA domain-containing protein, producing the protein MSWILIAGAGSPSAWATGGGGEEPEECGQQAVNVCIMLDRTGSVSSSERTNEATAAKTLVGQIANLDNGTRVAIGRFGDGSNGGLEAEIVKSIATVTPGNLGTFETSINNALASGSSVGTNVKDAINVCKDHLINNNNGNQNILILISDFDPNEPTNPDSSALTAATNAKGAGVRIFAIGFDNAGANTADNDNRALGASIASGNSSDNFCTSSVCGSTQINAENTDGDDWFISPTASGLTAIFDSIFEVIQCEDDGNPCTVEACNEQGLCGSSFIPNCKPCQHDNECDDGNACNGDEFCGGNGTCQAGTSLTCNDNSLCTTDSCNPASGCVFTPKTCDDGLSCSVDSCNPQDGQCSFDTSSCECDEASDCNDGNACTDNACVQGECVYTNDNGNSCDDGLFCNGTESCDAGECKHSGDPCAAGGECADSCDEETNSCNDEAGTSCNDGDGNACTSGECNGDGACVSHNNDAECDDGNPCTLDDECSGGDCAGTPKSCDDGVSCTPDSCNEGTGECENPTGECECVTDGDCDDGNECTTEFCNDQNQCERSNNENECDDGLFCNGSDTCGGGTCSVHAGDPCGTGGECANSCNEETDSCNDPAGTPCTDDGKVCTTNTCNGDGECVSTDNELGCDDGNPCTENDTCSEGECNPGTEKDCADERSCSEDSCNEGTGLCEHDLSECGCSLDADCNDGDPCTVDSCNQDSGTCDNSEIDTGATCDDNDACTIDDQCDAEGVCGGVTLNCDDGEVCTEDSCNTESGCVNDEIPECGNPEPTPSVTPDPTPPGTPRGEPPVDSPVGGEQPGGPVGGEEGLFFEGSGCALNPASAGDPSPIGVGMLAGLGLAVALASRRRQATAVRRVGRGLKSRSSKIG